The following are encoded in a window of Mesobacillus boroniphilus genomic DNA:
- a CDS encoding CopG family ribbon-helix-helix protein, whose amino-acid sequence MSESSATTEILVKLPQHLLSELDGFVKQENVNRSEFIYQATKMFLREKKKRQIRESMRRGYMEMAKINLTIASEAFQAEYEAEHTVERLVSGG is encoded by the coding sequence GTGTCTGAATCCAGCGCAACAACTGAGATTTTGGTAAAGTTACCGCAGCATCTTTTAAGTGAACTAGATGGATTTGTTAAGCAAGAGAACGTAAACCGCAGCGAATTTATTTATCAGGCAACAAAAATGTTTTTGCGTGAGAAGAAAAAGAGACAAATTCGTGAATCCATGAGACGTGGCTATATGGAAATGGCCAAAATTAATCTGACCATTGCATCTGAAGCATTTCAAGCAGAATACGAGGCAGAACACACAGTTGAACGTCTAGTCAGCGGAGGATAA
- a CDS encoding PH domain-containing protein, with product MSDPKRLHPIAAVVNALRQLKEMIIPFLIFVVFGSRGTDWDLFYFFGSIGVVLLVLVYGVLAWYRFTYRIEQGELRIEYGLIVRKKRYIPFDRIQSLDLSEGILQRLFGLVKVKVETAGSGGMGLQDGEAVLTAITKQDAQEIHDYLVSIKKSGQSVQGDEETESSDDLLYKISVSELLMLATTSGGVGVVISAVLAFVFQFEEFIPYEQIFDGVEHFVQNGFVFISVVVFLGFLLAWIIALFGTMLKYANFTVRKVDNDLVITRGLLEKRQFTIPLSRIQAVRISENLIRQPLGYASAYVESAGGSALDQESSKVLILPIVKKRKIPGLLKPHLSEYHFRVNISPAPGRAYSRYLLKGWLFTLPIIIAAIWLLRPWGYGALLLLVLSALWSYLNYKDAGWSLDQGMLTFRYRNIVKNTVYMRKNKVQSFSVKESFFQRKKKLATVEAIVKSGHGGAGGKVIDLEKEHVDMMYHWYSHETAE from the coding sequence ATGTCTGATCCTAAAAGATTGCATCCGATTGCTGCTGTCGTCAATGCGCTTCGCCAGCTGAAGGAAATGATTATCCCTTTCCTGATCTTCGTTGTTTTCGGGAGCAGGGGAACGGATTGGGACCTGTTTTACTTCTTTGGCTCGATTGGAGTTGTTCTGCTGGTTTTAGTATACGGGGTGTTGGCTTGGTACAGGTTTACATATCGCATTGAGCAAGGCGAACTGCGAATTGAATACGGACTGATCGTCAGGAAAAAGCGATATATTCCGTTCGACCGGATCCAAAGCCTTGATTTGTCAGAAGGAATTTTACAGAGGCTGTTCGGCCTTGTGAAGGTGAAGGTAGAGACGGCTGGCTCCGGCGGGATGGGCCTCCAGGATGGAGAGGCAGTCCTTACGGCGATTACGAAGCAGGATGCACAAGAAATCCATGACTATCTGGTCTCCATCAAAAAGTCGGGACAAAGCGTGCAAGGGGATGAAGAGACTGAATCATCGGATGACCTTTTATATAAAATATCTGTTTCAGAACTATTGATGCTTGCGACTACATCAGGCGGAGTCGGTGTGGTCATTTCCGCGGTGCTTGCGTTCGTATTCCAATTTGAAGAGTTCATTCCTTATGAACAGATTTTTGATGGAGTCGAGCACTTTGTCCAAAATGGTTTTGTTTTTATCAGTGTTGTGGTTTTTCTTGGATTCCTGCTTGCGTGGATCATCGCACTGTTTGGCACGATGCTGAAATACGCTAATTTTACCGTAAGAAAAGTGGATAATGATCTAGTCATTACACGTGGATTGCTGGAAAAGCGCCAGTTTACGATTCCGCTTAGTAGAATCCAGGCTGTCCGCATCAGCGAGAACCTCATCAGGCAGCCGCTAGGCTATGCTTCGGCATATGTAGAAAGTGCGGGAGGCTCGGCACTTGACCAGGAAAGCTCGAAGGTCCTCATCCTGCCAATCGTGAAAAAAAGAAAAATCCCCGGCCTGCTCAAACCGCATTTGAGTGAGTACCACTTCCGGGTAAATATTTCGCCTGCACCTGGGCGGGCATACAGCAGATATTTATTGAAAGGCTGGCTATTTACGCTGCCAATCATCATAGCGGCAATCTGGCTTTTGAGACCATGGGGCTATGGCGCACTGCTCCTGCTGGTGTTATCGGCTTTATGGTCATACCTGAATTATAAGGATGCAGGCTGGAGCCTCGATCAGGGGATGCTGACCTTCCGATACCGCAATATTGTCAAGAACACAGTATATATGAGGAAAAATAAAGTCCAGTCCTTCAGCGTCAAAGAAAGCTTTTTTCAGCGGAAAAAGAAACTGGCAACCGTCGAGGCAATTGTCAAGTCCGGGCATGGCGGTGCTGGAGGCAAAGTTATTGACCTTGAGAAAGAGCATGTCGACATGATGTACCATTGGTACTCACATGAAACCGCTGAATAA
- the uvsE gene encoding UV DNA damage repair endonuclease UvsE: protein MTIVRLGYVAMSEELKNASPSQTMTFKQFQGIKDRDAAINKLERIAISNLENCLRLLRHSKANEIHFFRLSSRLIPLANHEELSDWKFMRALKEPLKGIADFLQENPMRVDFHPDHFVLLNTLKTETLNNSIKTLSMHHALLKGMEIDPEHRCVLHVGGVYENREKALEQFIHNWGLVSTRLQNMIILENDDTSFTLHDTLYLCEKLGIPLVFDYHHHLAHHENINWQEQWDRIVGTWEHSKLSVKMHISSPRSEKEFRAHADYVDAEMFMDFLNGIKGSVPEIHCMIEAKKKDLALFKLAEDLKQMPEIETIDGSSFILK, encoded by the coding sequence ATGACGATTGTCAGGCTTGGCTATGTGGCAATGAGCGAGGAACTGAAGAATGCCTCGCCTTCACAGACGATGACATTCAAGCAATTCCAGGGAATCAAAGACAGGGACGCGGCCATCAATAAGCTGGAAAGAATCGCGATATCCAATCTTGAAAACTGCCTGCGTCTTTTAAGGCACAGCAAAGCAAACGAGATTCACTTTTTCCGGCTTAGCTCGAGGCTGATTCCCCTTGCCAACCATGAAGAGCTTTCGGACTGGAAGTTTATGCGCGCGTTAAAAGAACCGTTAAAGGGTATAGCGGATTTTTTACAAGAAAATCCGATGCGTGTTGATTTTCACCCGGACCATTTTGTCCTGCTGAATACACTGAAAACCGAGACACTGAACAATTCAATCAAGACCCTTTCGATGCATCATGCATTATTGAAGGGGATGGAGATCGACCCTGAGCATAGATGTGTCCTCCATGTCGGAGGCGTTTATGAAAATCGGGAAAAAGCGCTTGAGCAATTCATCCATAATTGGGGACTCGTTTCAACAAGGCTGCAGAACATGATCATCCTAGAAAATGATGATACATCGTTCACGCTGCACGATACGCTCTACCTTTGTGAGAAGCTTGGAATTCCGCTTGTTTTCGATTATCATCATCACTTGGCCCATCATGAAAACATAAATTGGCAAGAGCAATGGGATCGGATTGTCGGGACATGGGAGCACTCAAAGCTGTCAGTGAAAATGCATATTTCAAGTCCTCGTTCGGAAAAAGAGTTCCGGGCGCACGCTGATTATGTAGATGCTGAAATGTTCATGGATTTTCTTAATGGAATAAAAGGATCTGTCCCCGAAATCCACTGTATGATCGAAGCGAAAAAGAAAGATCTCGCTCTGTTCAAGCTAGCTGAGGATTTAAAGCAAATGCCGGAAATTGAGACCATTGACGGCAGCAGCTTCATATTAAAATAA
- a CDS encoding LolA family protein: MKKRLLLLLAGLMVIFALAACGTKSQESVVKELDGTLEDLKSYKAKAKMTLQMGTEPQVYDVEIWHKDPSFYRVNLKNAQKDQSQMILRNDEGVFVLTPALNKSFKFQSDWPKNSSQAYLYESLIMDILEDKQAKFSATKEHYVFETKTRYQNNKMLPIQEIKLNKKNLAPVSVKVMDPDRNALVTVEFSDVKFDASFDKDAFDMKKNMTGAQLEVPVMADVEDQEFTVKYPVAEIPGVTLIDEKEITTENGKRVVLTYDGEKSFTLIQEKADAMPAMSSAINMTGKPVDLGFTIGAMNETSVSWTHLGVDYMLASTDLSPEELEMVAKSVLADMEK, encoded by the coding sequence ATGAAGAAAAGGTTATTGCTGCTTCTCGCCGGGCTCATGGTTATTTTTGCTCTGGCTGCCTGCGGTACAAAATCACAGGAATCTGTGGTTAAAGAGTTGGATGGAACGCTCGAAGATCTGAAGAGTTACAAGGCTAAGGCAAAGATGACATTGCAAATGGGTACAGAGCCGCAAGTGTACGATGTGGAGATTTGGCATAAAGATCCATCATTTTACCGTGTGAACCTAAAGAATGCCCAGAAGGACCAAAGCCAGATGATCCTCAGGAATGATGAAGGAGTTTTTGTTCTGACGCCTGCCCTTAACAAAAGCTTCAAATTCCAGAGTGACTGGCCAAAAAACAGCAGCCAGGCGTACCTTTACGAATCTTTAATCATGGATATTCTCGAGGATAAGCAAGCGAAATTCTCGGCGACCAAGGAGCATTACGTGTTCGAAACAAAAACAAGATACCAGAACAACAAGATGCTGCCAATCCAGGAAATCAAGCTGAACAAGAAGAACCTGGCGCCGGTCAGTGTGAAGGTGATGGATCCTGACCGCAATGCTCTCGTGACGGTTGAATTCTCCGACGTGAAATTCGACGCAAGCTTTGACAAAGATGCGTTTGATATGAAGAAAAACATGACAGGTGCACAGCTTGAGGTGCCGGTAATGGCAGATGTGGAAGACCAGGAATTTACCGTGAAATATCCAGTCGCAGAAATCCCTGGCGTGACATTGATTGATGAAAAGGAAATCACGACAGAGAACGGAAAGCGCGTGGTGCTCACGTATGACGGCGAAAAATCATTCACGCTGATCCAGGAAAAAGCAGACGCAATGCCTGCAATGTCATCTGCGATCAACATGACTGGAAAGCCTGTCGACCTAGGATTCACAATCGGTGCCATGAACGAAACTTCTGTTTCGTGGACCCACCTCGGAGTCGATTATATGCTGGCTTCAACAGACCTATCACCAGAAGAACTGGAAATGGTAGCAAAATCGGTCCTGGCCGATATGGAAAAATAA
- the acpS gene encoding holo-ACP synthase → MIIGTGIDIVEIGRIRKLVESQPRFPERVLTEKEIEVFKQYNERRGIEFLAGRWAAKEAFSKAKGTGIGKELSFMDIEVETDPHGRPIVTKPFMEGVHLSISHSEQYAIAQVVIEKI, encoded by the coding sequence ATGATTATCGGAACGGGAATTGATATCGTGGAAATTGGCCGGATCCGCAAGCTGGTGGAATCACAGCCGCGTTTTCCGGAGCGAGTTTTAACGGAAAAAGAAATAGAAGTTTTCAAACAATATAATGAGCGGAGAGGAATTGAATTCCTTGCAGGTCGCTGGGCGGCGAAGGAGGCTTTTTCAAAGGCGAAAGGGACTGGCATCGGAAAAGAATTGTCCTTCATGGATATTGAAGTCGAAACAGATCCGCACGGCCGACCAATCGTCACAAAGCCTTTTATGGAGGGAGTTCACCTCTCTATTTCCCACAGTGAGCAATATGCAATTGCGCAGGTGGTAATCGAAAAAATTTAA
- the ndoA gene encoding type II toxin-antitoxin system endoribonuclease NdoA yields MIVKRGDVYFADLSPVVGSEQGGVRPVLVIQNDIGNRFSPTVIIAAITAQIQKAKLPTHVEIDAKRYGFERDSVILLEQIRTIDKQRLTDKITHLDDEMMEKVDEALQVSLGLIEF; encoded by the coding sequence TTGATTGTCAAACGTGGTGACGTCTATTTTGCGGACCTATCCCCAGTTGTTGGTTCGGAGCAAGGCGGAGTTCGCCCTGTCCTGGTCATCCAAAACGACATCGGGAATCGGTTTAGTCCCACAGTCATTATCGCAGCGATCACAGCACAGATCCAAAAAGCCAAGCTTCCCACTCATGTAGAAATTGATGCGAAGCGGTACGGTTTTGAACGAGACTCGGTTATCTTGTTGGAGCAAATACGCACAATTGACAAACAGCGCCTAACAGATAAAATTACCCATCTCGATGACGAAATGATGGAAAAAGTGGATGAAGCCCTTCAGGTAAGTTTAGGTCTTATTGAATTCTGA
- a CDS encoding PH domain-containing protein: MTISEPQKRISEKALTVWKISASLYSLVVWALAGGLIAITILFDFPDWIIFAAIAVAAVYSYLFIILLPTLRWKRWRYEVREQEIELQYGVFIIKRTLIPMIRVQHVDTQQGPLLRKYQLSTVTVSTAATIHEIPALDMEEAENLRISISRLARVADEDV, encoded by the coding sequence ATGACGATTTCTGAGCCGCAAAAGCGGATTTCCGAGAAGGCATTGACTGTCTGGAAAATTTCCGCTAGCCTTTATTCCCTGGTGGTTTGGGCATTAGCGGGCGGTCTGATCGCCATTACGATATTATTTGATTTTCCTGACTGGATTATTTTCGCAGCCATTGCTGTGGCTGCTGTATATAGCTATTTATTTATCATATTATTGCCGACCTTGCGCTGGAAACGCTGGCGCTATGAAGTAAGAGAGCAGGAAATTGAGCTTCAATACGGAGTATTCATCATAAAAAGGACGCTCATTCCGATGATCCGTGTCCAGCATGTTGATACACAGCAAGGGCCTTTGCTGCGAAAATACCAATTATCCACTGTGACAGTATCGACAGCTGCGACCATCCATGAAATACCTGCGCTTGATATGGAGGAAGCCGAGAATTTGAGGATATCCATATCAAGACTTGCAAGGGTGGCGGATGAAGATGTCTGA
- the alr gene encoding alanine racemase, whose protein sequence is MEEQGFFYRDTWAEVDLDRVKKNVKEIKGHLPEDVEFIAVVKANAYGHGDSQVAEAALEAGASMLAVAFMDEALALRKKGITAPILVLGASRPEDVNIAAEEGIILTVFQKEWLAKAQDVLKKDSTLMLHIKIDTGMGRIGIRSVEELKAVERLIEEDARLQLHGIYTHYATADELDDAYFNKQLALFREMLSSMEKQPPVVHSSNSAAALMHADAQFNAVRVGIAMYGLAPSMEIAPELPVDLQEAFTLHSSLVHVKKLEKGEKVSYGATYEAPEEIWVGTLPIGYADGWIRRLQGQEVLVDGKRSPIIGRICMDQCMVRLPNEVSVGTIATLIGSQGEETISINEIASKLETINYEVPCIISSRVPRLYRQDGKVVDLNNSLL, encoded by the coding sequence TTGGAGGAGCAAGGATTTTTTTACCGTGATACATGGGCAGAAGTTGATCTGGATCGAGTAAAAAAGAATGTAAAAGAGATCAAGGGTCATCTGCCTGAGGATGTTGAGTTTATTGCAGTTGTGAAAGCCAATGCCTATGGACACGGGGATTCGCAAGTTGCCGAGGCGGCCTTGGAAGCGGGAGCATCTATGCTTGCGGTTGCGTTCATGGATGAAGCACTCGCGTTAAGGAAAAAGGGGATTACGGCTCCTATTCTCGTGCTCGGTGCAAGCAGACCCGAAGATGTGAACATCGCTGCTGAAGAAGGGATTATTCTGACTGTTTTCCAGAAAGAATGGCTGGCAAAAGCGCAGGATGTATTGAAAAAGGATTCCACCCTTATGCTTCATATAAAAATAGATACCGGAATGGGCCGAATCGGGATTCGGTCAGTAGAGGAATTGAAGGCAGTAGAAAGATTAATTGAAGAAGATGCGAGATTGCAGCTTCACGGAATCTACACCCACTACGCGACAGCAGATGAACTGGATGATGCGTATTTTAACAAGCAGCTCGCCTTATTCAGGGAAATGCTGAGTTCAATGGAAAAGCAGCCGCCGGTCGTCCACAGCAGCAATAGTGCCGCAGCCCTCATGCACGCAGATGCACAGTTCAATGCTGTAAGAGTAGGGATCGCAATGTACGGACTTGCTCCATCAATGGAGATTGCACCTGAGTTACCGGTTGATTTGCAAGAGGCATTCACGCTTCACTCGAGTCTCGTGCATGTGAAGAAGCTGGAAAAAGGGGAAAAGGTCAGCTACGGCGCAACATATGAAGCGCCTGAAGAAATTTGGGTAGGGACGCTTCCGATTGGGTATGCTGATGGATGGATACGCAGATTACAGGGCCAGGAAGTGCTGGTCGATGGCAAAAGATCCCCGATCATAGGACGGATTTGCATGGACCAATGCATGGTAAGGCTTCCGAATGAAGTCTCAGTCGGGACAATTGCTACGTTGATTGGCAGCCAGGGAGAAGAGACAATCTCCATCAATGAGATTGCAAGCAAGCTAGAAACAATCAACTACGAAGTCCCATGTATCATCTCATCAAGAGTTCCAAGGTTGTACAGGCAGGATGGCAAAGTAGTCGATTTAAACAATTCGCTGTTATAG
- a CDS encoding rhomboid family intramembrane serine protease has translation MFTRTESLRDFIRLYPVISIIITIHILLYLMTALPFFPGRYVFELLAGVNLYIVNGDYWRLVTPIFMHAGFAHMLFNSFSLVLFGPALEQLLGKTKFILVYLVTGIAANIATLILEPLTYTHVGSSGAIFGLFGFYISIIMFRKAMMSRENSQTIMTIAIIAVIMTFVQSNINITAHIFGMVAGFLTGAATYRR, from the coding sequence ATGTTTACTAGAACTGAAAGCTTGCGTGACTTCATTAGGCTTTACCCGGTTATTTCAATCATTATTACCATCCATATCTTATTATACTTAATGACGGCATTACCATTTTTCCCTGGCAGATATGTATTCGAGCTCCTGGCCGGAGTGAACCTGTACATTGTCAATGGCGACTACTGGCGGCTAGTGACTCCGATTTTCATGCATGCGGGTTTTGCGCATATGCTGTTCAACAGCTTTTCACTCGTCTTGTTCGGCCCAGCACTCGAGCAGCTGCTTGGCAAAACAAAATTCATCCTAGTGTATCTTGTTACAGGAATCGCCGCAAACATCGCTACACTGATCCTCGAGCCGCTGACATACACACATGTTGGCTCAAGCGGAGCAATCTTCGGCCTGTTCGGTTTCTATATATCTATTATTATGTTCCGAAAAGCCATGATGTCCCGTGAAAACTCTCAGACGATCATGACCATCGCCATCATTGCCGTGATCATGACATTCGTCCAGTCGAACATCAATATTACCGCACATATTTTTGGTATGGTCGCAGGCTTCCTGACCGGTGCCGCAACTTATAGAAGATAA